One genomic segment of Pandoraea sputorum includes these proteins:
- a CDS encoding oligosaccharide flippase family protein, producing MPYRTYRTIFRNILWMLTERGAQIAGGIAVSGLLARSLGAAQFGLFQYAQSLVFLAASLTLLCGSEVVVPRLVGKQEDEQRTVIAHAFVLRLAAAAVAYTILTIYVVGFAESDLVVVALWLGVALWFREPSGIVIAWLQARTFNRPSVTANLCALFVKLALVAVLFITHASVAAFAVVYAVEAVLAAALLVRYYLRHSPKTAVVWSRSLLIDLLASGSTFWGGLMLMMLFKRIDQLVLKPIIPLSELGAYAAAMQVTENFVLVAPIIANSLAPQLIFQTMDNLTARRNTVRAVWLMVAAGASLAIPIAVLAPWIVHLIYGAGFAESAQILRVSALMGILVFANAALNLTLVRRGAGRWVIAKWLCAAVVAFAVVRGLAPQLGALAGALGYGAGYAAALVLGVWLLRRD from the coding sequence ATGCCCTACCGAACCTATCGGACCATCTTTCGCAACATCCTCTGGATGCTCACCGAGCGCGGCGCACAGATCGCCGGCGGCATTGCCGTCTCCGGCCTGCTCGCCCGCAGTCTCGGTGCGGCTCAGTTCGGCCTGTTTCAGTACGCGCAATCGCTCGTGTTTCTCGCTGCGTCGCTCACGCTGCTGTGCGGTAGCGAAGTCGTGGTGCCCCGACTGGTCGGCAAGCAGGAAGACGAACAGCGCACTGTCATCGCGCATGCGTTCGTGCTGCGGCTGGCGGCAGCGGCCGTCGCTTACACGATCCTCACGATCTACGTCGTTGGCTTTGCGGAGTCCGATCTGGTCGTCGTGGCGCTCTGGCTCGGTGTTGCGCTGTGGTTCCGTGAGCCGTCGGGCATTGTGATCGCCTGGCTGCAAGCCCGCACGTTCAACCGTCCCAGTGTGACGGCCAACCTTTGCGCGTTGTTCGTGAAGCTCGCACTGGTCGCAGTGCTGTTCATCACCCATGCGAGCGTGGCGGCTTTCGCTGTCGTCTACGCCGTCGAGGCGGTCTTGGCAGCCGCGCTGCTCGTACGCTACTACCTGCGGCATTCGCCGAAGACAGCGGTCGTCTGGAGCCGCAGTCTGCTGATCGACTTGCTGGCGAGCGGGTCGACCTTCTGGGGCGGGCTGATGCTGATGATGCTGTTCAAGCGCATCGACCAGCTCGTGCTCAAGCCGATCATTCCGCTCTCGGAACTGGGGGCTTACGCGGCCGCCATGCAGGTCACGGAGAACTTTGTGCTCGTCGCACCGATCATTGCGAACTCGCTCGCGCCCCAATTGATTTTTCAGACAATGGACAACCTGACGGCGCGACGTAATACGGTCCGCGCCGTCTGGCTCATGGTCGCCGCCGGTGCGAGTCTGGCCATTCCGATCGCCGTGCTCGCGCCGTGGATCGTGCATCTGATTTACGGCGCGGGGTTTGCAGAATCGGCGCAGATCCTGCGTGTCTCGGCGCTCATGGGGATTCTCGTGTTTGCAAACGCCGCCCTGAACCTCACGCTCGTGCGTCGCGGCGCAGGCCGCTGGGTGATCGCGAAATGGCTGTGCGCGGCCGTGGTGGCGTTCGCCGTCGTGCGAGGTCTGGCACCGCAGCTCGGCGCGTTGGCCGGGGCACTGGGTTATGGCGCGGGCTACGCTGCGGCGCTGGTGCTCGGCGTGTGGCTGCTTCGGCGGGATTGA
- the waaC gene encoding lipopolysaccharide heptosyltransferase I, giving the protein MPVVQDILHRYPDAQIDWVVEEGFVDLVKLVRGVRRVIPFALRRWRKKPLAARTWQEIGAFRRALRETPYDYVIDTQGLVKTGWISRTARGAVWGLGNRTEGASYEWPVRYLYQHMVRIEPHTHVVTRSRLLVAEAMGFKVPGEIDFGIATERADHSQCPDRPYAVFVHATSRDDKTWPEDDWVALGRDLASQGFLIVLPWGSAAEREVSLRLAAALGEHAWVPPKMNLSQVVGLIDRGAITVGVDTGLVHIAAALNRPTVELYNFSTAWRTGGFWSPRIVNLGDAEHKPTLAQVRDAVHALAPALTSSPKSSPADVSGGTAASEED; this is encoded by the coding sequence ATGCCCGTGGTGCAGGACATTCTGCACCGGTATCCCGACGCCCAGATCGACTGGGTCGTGGAAGAGGGATTCGTCGACCTCGTCAAACTCGTGCGCGGTGTGCGCCGGGTCATTCCGTTTGCCTTGCGCCGCTGGCGCAAGAAGCCGCTCGCGGCACGCACCTGGCAGGAGATCGGTGCGTTTCGCCGCGCGTTGCGCGAAACGCCTTACGACTACGTCATCGACACGCAGGGTCTGGTCAAGACCGGCTGGATCTCGCGCACCGCGCGCGGTGCGGTCTGGGGGCTGGGCAACCGCACGGAAGGCGCCAGCTACGAATGGCCGGTGCGCTATCTGTATCAGCACATGGTGCGCATCGAGCCGCATACGCACGTGGTGACGCGTTCGCGTCTGCTGGTGGCCGAGGCGATGGGCTTCAAGGTGCCGGGCGAGATCGACTTCGGCATTGCTACCGAGCGGGCCGATCACAGTCAGTGCCCGGACCGTCCGTATGCGGTGTTCGTGCATGCGACCTCGCGTGACGACAAGACGTGGCCGGAAGACGACTGGGTCGCGCTGGGCCGCGATCTCGCATCGCAGGGATTCCTCATCGTTTTGCCGTGGGGCAGCGCTGCCGAGCGTGAAGTATCGTTGCGTCTGGCCGCCGCACTGGGCGAGCACGCCTGGGTGCCGCCGAAAATGAATCTGTCGCAGGTTGTCGGTCTGATCGATCGCGGAGCGATTACCGTGGGCGTGGACACCGGGCTGGTACATATCGCCGCAGCGCTGAACCGTCCGACTGTCGAGCTATACAATTTCAGCACCGCGTGGCGCACCGGCGGGTTCTGGTCGCCGCGCATCGTCAATCTCGGCGACGCCGAACACAAGCCAACGCTCGCGCAGGTGCGCGATGCCGTGCATGCGCTGGCACCGGCGCTGACTTCGTCGCCGAAGTCGTCGCCTGCGGATGTGTCGGGCGGTACTGCCGCGTCTGAGGAGGACTGA
- a CDS encoding phosphomannomutase/phosphoglucomutase: MTQTTQVSPAIFKAYDIRGIVGKTLDANVAHLIGRAFGTALRREGGNAVVVGRDGRLSGPELVGALSDGLRAAGVDVVDIGVVVTPMVYFATNVTLHGRVVDSGIMVTGSHNPPDYNGFKMVLRGRAIYGDAIQGLAKLIEAQDFETGQGTYTADEIGESYRARIVNDVHLARPMKIAVDCGNGVAGAYAPALFQALGCDVIELFCDVDGTFPNHHPDPAHPENLQDLIHTLQTTDAEIGLAFDGDGDRLGVVTKDGQIIYPDRQLMLFAAEVLSRNPGEKIIYDVKCTRNLASWVRKHGGEPLMWKTGHSLVKAKLKETGAALAGEMSGHVFFKDRWYGFDDGLYTGARLLEILSKSADPSAVLNALPNSISTPELQIPLAEGENFALIDKLRETAKFDGAQDIVKIDGVRVEYPDGFGLARSSNTTPVVVLRFEADSDAAIQRIQDDFRRAILAVKPDAKLPF, encoded by the coding sequence ATGACGCAAACCACGCAAGTTTCGCCTGCGATTTTCAAGGCTTACGACATTCGCGGCATTGTCGGCAAGACGCTGGATGCCAACGTCGCGCACCTGATCGGACGCGCTTTCGGCACGGCGCTGCGACGCGAAGGTGGCAATGCGGTCGTCGTTGGCCGTGACGGCCGCCTGTCTGGCCCCGAACTCGTCGGCGCACTGTCCGACGGCCTGCGCGCCGCCGGCGTCGATGTGGTCGATATCGGCGTCGTCGTCACCCCGATGGTGTACTTCGCCACGAACGTGACGCTGCATGGCCGTGTCGTCGACTCCGGCATCATGGTCACGGGCAGCCACAACCCGCCCGACTACAACGGTTTCAAGATGGTGCTGCGCGGACGCGCGATCTACGGCGATGCGATTCAGGGCCTCGCCAAGCTGATCGAGGCGCAGGACTTCGAAACGGGTCAGGGCACCTACACTGCCGACGAGATCGGCGAGTCGTATCGTGCGCGCATCGTCAACGATGTGCATCTGGCGCGTCCGATGAAGATCGCCGTGGACTGCGGCAACGGTGTGGCGGGCGCGTACGCCCCGGCGCTGTTCCAGGCGCTCGGCTGCGATGTCATCGAACTGTTCTGCGACGTCGACGGCACGTTCCCGAACCACCATCCGGACCCGGCGCATCCCGAAAACCTTCAGGACCTGATCCACACGTTGCAAACGACCGATGCCGAAATCGGTCTGGCGTTCGACGGCGACGGCGACCGTCTCGGCGTGGTGACCAAGGACGGTCAGATCATTTATCCGGACCGTCAACTGATGCTCTTCGCCGCGGAAGTGCTGAGCCGCAATCCGGGTGAGAAGATCATTTACGACGTGAAGTGCACGCGTAATCTCGCGAGCTGGGTGCGCAAGCACGGCGGCGAGCCGCTGATGTGGAAGACGGGGCACTCGCTGGTCAAGGCCAAGCTGAAGGAAACCGGCGCAGCGCTCGCTGGCGAAATGAGCGGCCACGTGTTCTTCAAGGACCGCTGGTACGGGTTCGACGACGGTCTGTACACCGGTGCGCGTCTGCTCGAAATCCTCTCGAAGTCGGCCGATCCGAGTGCTGTGCTCAACGCGCTGCCGAACTCGATTTCGACGCCGGAGTTGCAAATTCCGCTGGCCGAGGGCGAGAACTTCGCGCTGATCGACAAGCTGCGCGAGACCGCCAAGTTCGACGGCGCGCAAGATATCGTCAAGATCGACGGCGTGCGCGTCGAGTATCCGGACGGTTTCGGTCTGGCGCGTTCGTCGAACACCACGCCGGTCGTGGTGCTGCGTTTCGAAGCCGACAGCGACGCCGCCATCCAGCGCATTCAGGACGACTTCCGCCGCGCGATTCTGGCCGTCAAGCCCGACGCCAAGCTGCCGTTCTAA